In Aegilops tauschii subsp. strangulata cultivar AL8/78 chromosome 3, Aet v6.0, whole genome shotgun sequence, one genomic interval encodes:
- the LOC141020827 gene encoding uncharacterized protein produces the protein MVCGDFNEPLWQHEHLSRTERSEAQMIAFRDCLEMCELEDLGFSGIPFTYNNGQDSNRNVQVRLDRACADEAWRDTFPFAKVVHLATSCSDHCPLLIHLEGMPDQQCQPPFLRDEIMWERDNTLPNVIAEAWNKHKSPGGLGSVARSLGEVLKDLKEWSRTKFGNVLKDIERLCLQLADLQLAGADRAQVWDKMNQLDELLYREEMLWLQ, from the coding sequence ATGGTGTGTGGCGACTTCAATGAACCTTTGTGGCAACATGAGCATCTATCGAGGACCGAGCGCTCGGAGGCTCAGATGATTGCCTTCAGAGACTGTCTAGAGATGTGCGAGCTTGAGGACCTTGGATTCTCTGGTATCCCATTCACATATAACAATGGCCAGGATTCAAACCGCAATGTTCAGGTCCGCTTAGACCGTGCTTGTGCTGATGAAGCTTGGCGTGATACGTTCCCGTTTGCAAAGGTGGTACACTTGGCCACCTCATGTTCGGATCATTGCCCCTTGTTGATACACTTGGAGGGGATGCCAGACCAGCAGTGTCAACCTCCCTTCTTGCGTGATGAAATCATGTGGGAACGTGACAATACCCTGCCCAACGTAATTGCTGAAGCATGGAATAAACACAAATCCCCTGGCGGCTTGGGATCGGTGGCCAGGTCCTTGGGTGAGGTCTTAAAGGATTTGAAGGAATGGAGTAGAACGAAGTTTGGCAACGTGTTGAAAGATATTGAGAGGCTCTGTTTGCAATTGGCAGACCTGCAGCTGGCTGGAGCGGACCGTGCTCAAGTCTGGGACAAAATGAACCAGCTCGACGAGCTTTTATACAGGGAGGAGATGCTATGGCTCCAATGA
- the LOC109739318 gene encoding uncharacterized protein, which translates to MERAGLLAPFPPRARATARVCMVSSFATELLEIRSREPSPSLHVLVVPGNPGIVGFYKDFVEALYENLGGQASVTAIGHISHGQKDYEHGRLFSLHEQIEHKIDFLEQELLHTEQSIIVVGHSIGAYIGLEICKRFQKKVKIFLGLYPFLTLNKNAMKQSAIGYVARSSLLSKGVSLLASFIGSLQASVTRSIVKRFLGSSWSATAIDAGCSHLLQYHTMRNVLFMAKTEFQKLNEEPDWNFIRAKQAQIAFLFGVDDHWGPLTHLEEISKHAPRVALSIEKEGHTHGYCCTEAGSFWVADYAANLIKNQMLVGDS; encoded by the exons ATGGAGAGAGCGGGGCTCCTCGCGCCGTTCCCCCCGAGGGCGCGGGCCACGGCCAGGGTCTGCATGGTCTCGAG CTTCGCCACGGAGTTGCTCGAGATAAGATCCAGGGAGCCGTCCCCGTCGCTTCACGTTCTGGTCGTCCCTGGCAATCCAG GTATTGTTGGATTCTACAAGGACTTTGTCGAAGCCCTCTACGAAAACCTCGGCGGGCAGGCATCTGTTACGG CGATAGGGCACATTTCACATGGGCAGAAG GATTACGAGCACGGACGATTGTTTTCATTACACGAACAGATTGAGCACAAG ATTGATTTTCTTGAGCAAGAGCTTCTACATACCGAGCAGTCCATAATTGTG GTGGGTCATTCTATTGGCGCGTACATAGGTCTGGAAATATGCAAAAGGTTCCAGAAGAAG GTAAAAATTTTTTTAGGGCTTTATCCATTTTTGACATTGAACAAGAATGCTATGAAGCAATCAGCAATTGGATATGTTGCAAG GTCATCTCTCCTTAGTAAAGGCGTTAGTTTGTTAGCGTCTTTCATCGGCTCACTCCAGGCTTCAGTTACGAGGAGCATTGTGAAAAGGTTCCTTGGATCTTCTTGGTCTGCAACAGCCATTGATGCTGGATGTAGCCATCTCTTGCAG TACCATACGATGCGCAATGTGCTTTTCATGGCAAAGACAGAGTTCCAAAAG CTTAATGAAGAGCCGGACTGGAATTTCATCAGAGCAAAACAGGCTCAAATTGCTTTTCTGTTCGGTGTGGATGATCACTGGGGTCCACTGACTCACTTGGAAGAG ATCTCAAAGCATGCTCCGAGGGTTGCCTTGTCGATCGAGAAAGAAGGTCACACACACGGCTACTGCTGCACAGAGGCTGGATCTTTCTGGGTTGCTGACTACGCCGCGAACTTGATTAAAAACCAAATGCTCGTCGGAGATAGCTGA